Part of the Planococcus plakortidis genome is shown below.
GCAAAACGCGGTGCAGATCGCCTCTACCGCCAGATCAACGAAATGCCTTTCGTAAACGCTCTTGGCGCACTTACCGGCAACCAGGCTGTGCAGCAAGTGAAAGCTGGGCTTCAGGCAATTTACTTGAGCGGCTGGCAAGTAGCAGCGGATGCCAACTCCGCTGGCCAGATGTACCCCGACCAAAGCTTGTACCCGGTTAACTCAGTTCCGGATGTTGTCCGCAAAATCAACCGTGCGCTTCAACGTGCTGACCAAATCGATAGCGTGGAAAACACGGAAGGCTTCGACTGGTTCGCACCGATCGTCGCGGATGCTGAAGCTGGCTTCGGCGGACCGCTTAACGTATACGAATTGATGAAGTCGATGATCGAAGCTGGCGCAGCTGGCGTCCACTTTGAAGATCAACTCGCTTCCGAGAAAAAATGCGGACACCTTGGCGGTAAAGTATTGTTGCCGACTCAAAACGCAGTGAAAAACCTCGTCTCCGCAAGACTTGCAGCTGACGTGATGGGCGTTCCGACACTGATCATCGCCCGCACCGATGCGGACGCAGCGGATTTGATCACAAGCGACATCGATGAGCGCGACCACCAGTTCATCACCGGCGAACGCACTCCGGAAGGCTTCTACCGCACGAATGCCGGTATCGATCAAGCAATCGCCCGTGGCCTTGCTTATGCACCATACGCTGACTTGATCTGGTGCGAAACGTCCCATCCGAACTTGGAAGAAGCACAGCAATTCGCTGATGCGATCCACGCCCAGTTCCCTGGCAAGATGCTTGCGTACAACTGCTCGCCTTCATTCAACTGGGCTGCGAAGCTTGATGAGGAAACCATCGCGAAATACCAAGTCGAACTTGGCAAGATGGGCTACAAATTCCAATTCGTTACACTTGCAGGTTTCCATGCACTCAACCACAGCATGTTCGAACTGGCATACGACTACAAAGACAACGGCATGGCCGCTTACTCGAAATTGCAGCAAGCTGAATTCGCTTCCGAATCGAAAGGCTACACAGCAACGCGCCACCAGCGTGAAGTGGGTACTGGCTACTTCGATGAAATCTCGCAAATCGTTTCTGGCGGAACAAGCTCAACGACCGCGATGCAAGGTTCTACTGAAACCGAGCAATTCCAGACAGTGAAAGGGTGATTTGATTGCTGACGAAATCGAATGTACAGATTACAGGTGAAGCGGTTCCAGGCAGGGAGGAAATCCTGACTCCTGAAGCGCTGGAGTTCATTGAAAAGCTGCACACTCGTTTCGACAAGCGTCGGATCGAACTTCTGGAAAAACGCCAGGTGCGCCAACAAGAACTCGATAGCGGCAAGAAACTTGATTTTCTTCCTGAAACGAAAGAGATCCGTGAAGGGGACTGGAAAATCGCTCCCCTCCCGGAAGATATGAAAGACCGCCGGGTGGAAATCACCGGCCCGACCAACCGCAAAATGCTCATCAACGCGCTGAACTCCGGCGCGAAGATGTTCATGGCGGACCTTGAAGACGCGACAGCGCCAAGCTGGTTCAACGTCATCGACGGACAGGTCAATTTGCGCGACGCGATTCGCCGCCAAATCGATTTTACAGCCCCTGAAACCGGCAAGAAATATGCGCTCAATGAAGAAACGGCCGTCTTGATGGTACGCCCGCGAGGCTGGCATCTACCCGAGAAGAACCTTCTCATTGACGGAAAACCGACTTCCGGCAGCCTGGTCGACTTCGGGCTTTACTTTTTCCATAATGCCAAGGAATTGATTGACCGCGGAACCGGCCCTTACTTCTATTTGCCGAAACTTGAGAGCCATCTGGAAGCACGCCTTTGGAACGACGTGTTCATCTTTGCACAAGATGAGCTCGGCATCCCGCAAGGCACAATCCGGGCGACGGTGTTGATCGAGACGATCATGGCGGCATTCGAAATGGATGAAATCCTCTATGAACTGCGCGACCATTCCGCCGGCCTCAACTGCGGCCGCTGGGATTACATCTTCTCGGTCATCAAACGGATGCGCAACAATCCGGATTATATCTTCCCGGACCGCTCGCAAGTGACGATGACAGTTCCATTCATGAAGGCGTACACCTCCCTTTGCATCAAAACCTGCCACCGACGAGGCGCTCCGGCGATGGGCGGAATGGCTGCCCAAATCCCAGTCAAAGGCGATGACGAAGCCAACACGGCCGCTTTCAACAAAGTCGCTGAAGACAAACGCCGTGAAGTGACGGACGGCCACGACGGCACTTGGGTCGCCCACCCAGGAATGGTGCAGACGGCGATGGAGCAATTCGATAAGTATATGCCGACACCGAACCAGATCGACAAACAGCGCGACGATGTCCACGTGACAGCGGAGCAATTGGTGGAAGTACCGGAAGGCTCGATCACTGAAGAAGGCCTCCGCTCCAATATCTCGGTCGGCATCCAGTATATCGCCTCTTGGCTTTCCGGAAACGGCGCTGCACCAATCAATCATTTGATGGAAGACGCGGCGACAGCGGAAATTTCCCGCTCCCAAGTATGGCAATGGATCCGCCATCCAAAAGGCGTTTTAGAAGATGGCCGCAAAGTCGACGTCAGCTTGTTCCACGAAGTCATCGAACAAGAAGATGCGGCAATCAAACAAGCGGTCGGTGAAGAACGCTATAACACCGGACACTACGCGGAAGCCCGCGAGTTGTTTACAAGTCTCACGTTGCAAAGTGATTTTGCTGAATTCTTGACGCTGCCAGGGTACGAAAAACTAACCTAACAACTGGAGGAGATCACTATGAAAAACATGCAAACATTTGAAACGCGTACACGCAAAGAATGCCGGGAATGCGGTTGTGAAATCAAGGAACGCCGCGAATCGATCATCTATGAATGCGAACGCTGCATCGCGAATAAAGACGAATAGATAGTAAAAAGGGAGATCCGATTTCGGATCTCCCTTTTCTATCGATCATTCCTGGTTCGATGCTTCAATGCGGTAGCTTTCATCAGCTTCGATGGCGTTGAAGATATTGATATAGCGCATGCCTTGCGGCGAAGCTTCTTCCGGTGCTTCGTCTTCATCAAGGACTTCTTTGAGTGGTTGCTTGACCGGCTCTTCGACTGTCGCATCGTAATCTTCCATCAAACTTTGCAGTTCACCGTAAGAATCGATGCCTTTGGATTTTTTCACTTGTTCAAACAGCCGGTCCGATTCGTCTTGCGTCAACTCCACATAACCGACCGTGATTCGTTGCTTTGCCATGTCTACCCCTCCAGCTTCATTGTTTCTTTTCCATACCCTTGGAAAGAAAAAGGCTAAACATGCTTGGTGAAAACTGGAGATTTCCGCTATGATGGAAACAGCAGGAAAATGAGAATGGAGGGATAATATGCGTGTCGCCATATTCGATTTCGATGGCACTTTATATGCAAAAGAAACATTTCAATTGATGATGGACCATTTGAAAAACCACTCGGTCCATAGCCGCAGATACCGCAAATTCTACCGCGCCATCATGCCGCCTTATCTCGGCCATAAACTGAAGATCTATCCGGAAGCAAAGATGCGTGCCCGTTCCGTCCAGGCCTATCTTGCAGCGCTCGAGACCTTCTCGAAACAGGAGCTGGAAGAATACTTCGGGGAAATCGCCGAGCTCATGCACGATGATTTCAATCACGAAGTCGTCGAGCGCCTGAAGCGGCATGTGTCCAATGATGATTATTGCATGCTTGTATCGGGCGCATTCACGCCGCTCTTGCATGCCGTAACGAAAGAATTACCGATCAAAAAAATCATCGGCACGGAAGTTCCCTACGTTGCGGATGTTCTAGACCACAAAACACCGGTCGTCCATATCCAGGGGCCTTTGAAAACAGAGAAGATCCTCGAGGAACTCGGCGATGCGCCGGTCGATTGGCAAAACAGCTATGCTTACGGCGACAGCCTGTCAGATGTCCCGGTCCTGGAACTCGTCGGCCATCCCGTCGCTGTGCGCCCTGAAGCCCGCCTCCGCACACTCGCTTCCGAACGCAACTGGGAAATTATCTAAAAAGAGCCGCACATAGCGGCTCTTTTTTTATGAAGCGCTGCGCCATTCCATCAAACGGATGGCGATCGCCATGCAGATGCTGCCGAAACCAAGCAATAGCAAGAGCGGCATCGCGACCGCCTGGAGGCCGTTTCCGTAGACGGCAACACTTGTTAAGGCCTGTAAGCCATAAGTGATCGGCAATGCTTTCGATATTGCCAGCAGGATTTCATTGGTCACCAGCTCAATCGGCCAGAACGCACCGCCCATCATCGCCATCCCGGTCGCGACAATCGGGATGACGGCACCGAGCTGTTGCGGTTTGGTGATGAGCGAGATGATCAATAACCCCAATGCGACGATGGAAAATGTGTAACATGCCGCGATGGCGATCAATAGCCAGAACCGGTCCCCCAGCTCAAAGCCGAACGCAAAGCGGAACAACAGGAAAATGAGCGTAATCTGGAAAAACCCGATCAAAAAGCTATAGCCGAGATGCCCAAGATACATTTGCCATTTCCGGACCGGTGAAATGATCATCCGGCTCCAGGTACCTGTCCTTTTCTCATCCACGATGCGCACAAGGCTGAACATGATCGTATAGATGACGAAGAACAGGGTCATGCCGAACAATAGCTGGAGCTGCCCGTTGTATTGAAAACTGTCTTCCACGCCTTGCAGCGATTCGACCGATAGCGTCAGGGCCGGGTCCGCCAATGAAGATTCCACATCCGCCCTGATCCCCGGTGTTGTTTGCTCCGCCTGTTCCAGACGCAATTCTTCTGAATAGATGCGGCGAAGAAACGAATCCAGCGCAAATCGCGCAGGGTCTTCCCTGCCGACTAGTAAACGGTAATCAGTTTCAAGCAAATTGACCGCTTGCGAGACGTCCCCTTCCGCTACATACGATCGGGCTTCAGGTTCTGTCATTAATTCAAACTGAAATTGATCTCCATCGTTCAAGCGCTCAAGCCACGTTTGCGCTTGCCGCCCGTTCATCGATTCCTCTGCATAGACTGGAACCATTTGTGGCCCGCTTTGCCCGCCTGCCGCTGTGACGGAGACGAAAATGACGGTCAACCCGAACATCGCCAAAACAAGGAGAGGTTTGCGGTAAAAACGGCGCCATTGCAGCAAGAATACTGCTTTCATGCCGTTCCCCCCTTTCTCGGAAATAAGGCAAGTGCCAATGACAGAAACACTGCTGCTACGATTGCAATGCGCATGAGCGGCTCCCACAATTGGCCGAAATCCGGTTCCAGTAACCAGGAAAAATAGGCGGACAGTGCCGCTCCGTTCGGTGTCCAGTTGCCGATTGCCCAAAGCATTTCCGGCATCCCGTCAAGCGGCATAAAACTGCCGCCGACAAACGCCATCAGGGAAATGACGCCGCCTGAGAAAATCGCCGGCACCGCATCACTTTCAAGCCTTAAGGTTATCGCTACCATCAAAGCGGCAAGACAGCCAACCGAAAGTGCCAATGTGATGGAAATGATGGCGATCCCCGACCAAAAAGCCCAGGAATCGGCTGCAAACGTCTGGAACAACAGCGCCGATAAACCGAATAACAAAGCCAGCTGCACGGTGACGATGGCAGCTGCAGCAATGGCTTTGCCCGTTAAATACAATAGCGGCGGGCGGTCCGACAAACGGATGCGGTCGAAAACCATCTGCTTTTGTTCAAGGTTTGCCTGTCCTGCAATCGTAGACCCTACAAACAACACGAACATGACAGCCATGCCGACCGTGTAATATTGAAAGGAAGTGATCGGTTGCCGTGCGGTGATCGTTTCGATGCCGCCCGATACTTCCGCTGCCGCTTCCCGTCCTGACAGCCTGGAAATCGAGGCTTCAAAATTCACTGTGCGGACAAATTCCTGCAGTATGGAATGAAGGACATCCGTTTGCGGCGAAGACAGATCCGCCACCAATAATTCCAATTTCCCTCCTCCACTCGAGCCGAATAACATATTTCTCAAGGAATCTTCCGTAAAACCTTCCGGCAAGGTGATGACGGCATCCACGGTTTCTTCATCCAGGCTTTCTTGTGCCTGTGCCCGGGCCATCCGTTCGACCGTAATCAATTCACTTAAATTTTCATCTTCCAAAAGCGAGATAAGCATCTTCTGCGGACTGGCCGATTGGGCCGCTTGTTTCAAAGCCTGTACTTGTCCTGGAGGCAACCCCATTTGCCCGATTTCGTTCTGAATTGATGCCACTGCCTGTGCTTCGTCTTCTTCCGCAACGAGTGCAATGTCCATTTCCAAGGCTTCCAAGTCCCCCGAAAAAATGCCGCGCAGTGAAAAGCCGAGTATCGCAATGAGCAAGAATGGCATCGCCAACAGAATCAATAACTCGGAACGGTCACGGAGCAATAGCATGATGTCTTTCACTAGAAAAGCATTCATTCCGCTCCCTCCTCAATCCCTTAATTTCCTTCCGGTCAACCGCAGGAAGACATCTTCCAGTGTCGGCGTCTGGACATTGACATTGACCACTTGTGCACCGTACCGCTCCGCTTCATGGAACAAAGCCGCAAGCAATCTCGTGCCTTTCGGGATGATCAGCTTCACGCTTCGTTCCTCGACTGTCGAGTGCTGGACACCCTCCATTCCACTGAGTTTCGTGAAGAGTTCCGGATAATTTTGGTCGAACTCGATCAGCACCGTTTCCCGGTCGGACAGGATCGCTTTCAGTTCTTCCTTCGTTCCTTCCGCAATGACTTTTCCGTGGTCCATGATGTAGACACGGTCACAGAGTTTTTCTACTTCTTCCATGTAGTGGCTCGTATACAGGACAGTCATCCCTTCATCGCGGTTAAGTTTGCGGATGGTTTCCAATAGATGGTTGCGCGATTGCGGGTCGATGCCGACGGTCGGCTCATCCATGATGAGTATTTCGGGTTCATGCATCATCGCTGCCGCCAGATTGACTCTCCGCTGCATGCCCCTGAATAATTCTTGACTAGCTCTTTTTTCCGATCCGTCAAACCGACGAGCTCCAGCACGTAATCGATTCGCTGTTCGAGCCTGTTTCCCGATAAACCATACAGCCGGCCGAAGAACTTCAAGTTCTCATAGGCGCTCAACTCTTCGTATAAGGCGATTTTTTGTGGGACGACGCCAAGCACACGGCGCATTTCGGCAGGCTTTTTCAACACGCTCTTGCCATTGAGCCTGACATCGCCCGAGCTCGGTTTCATCAAAGTGGAGATCATGGCGATCGCGGTCGACTTGCCTGCCCCGTTCGGCCCTAATAGCCCGACCGACTCCCCCTGCCTGAGCACCAAACTCACTTCATCGACTGCGATGGTGTCTTTGAACTTTTTTGTCAGCTGATCCGTTTCGAGCATAAGGCACCTCCGATCTTAAAACTCTTGTTACATCTATCCTACTGCTTTTCACATAAAATGCCATAATATTCTATAAAAACATCCACGCTTTTAAGAAGGAAACCTTGTGCTGCCATATGCATAAAAAAGACAGAGCTCACAGGCTCTGTCTTTTCGGGTTTCATTCCATTTCTTCAGCTATCGTGCCCAAGCAGATCCGCACGCCTTTCAGTAGGTCTTCATGGGACCAGCTGGGCAATTTCCCGTGTTCGATCGCCAATTGGTGGTCTGCCGGGATGTGGATGAATCCTGACAGCATGCCCGGCTTGTTCACGGCGGCATAATGAAGTCCTTCATACATAATGTTATTGCATAGATATGCACCGGCTGTATTGGAAATCTCCGCTGGCAACCCCGCCTGAAGCAATGCCTGTGTCATCTTACGCACCGGTAAAGTCGAGAGATAGGCATCGGGCCCATGTGCAAAAACCGGTTCATCGACCGGCCGGTATCCCTCGTTATCCACATCGCCGTCCTTGACGTTGAGTGCGACACGCTCGGGAGTCATCTTGTAACGTCCAGCTGCCAGCCCTAACGAAACAACTGCATCAGGCTTCAAGTCATCGATCCATCGCAGGATCAATTCACCCGAGCGATTGAAATCGACTGGCAAGATGCGGCTGATGATGCGATATCCGCCAATCTGTGCCCCATCCAACTTCTCCGCGATTCTCATTGTTGGGTTGATTGTGTAATTCAAGAAAGGTTCAAACCCTGTCAAAAGCAAAGTTTTCATTTGTCCACACTCCAGTTTTCTGAAATATTTGAATTAATAATTATTCATAAATATGTATAAAAACTCTTTCTCTTGTTCTTATGTCGTGTTAAGATTCATTCTATCGAATAAACATACAACGGAGGGAATTATTATGAAAAAATCATATTTACTTGCAGGCGGCGTTTCAGCACTTCTTTTGACAGCTTGTGGCCAAGATGACAAAGCAACTGGAGCAGCCGAGCAAAAAGAGGTATTGGAGATGGGTACATCCGCTGAGTTCGCGCCTTTTGAGTCTCGCAACCCGCAAGGCGACATCGTCGGTTTTGATATCGACCTTGCCAATTATATCGCAGATGAACTCGGCGTTGAACTGAAAATCACTGACATGAAATTCGACGGCTTGATCGGCGCATTGCAAAATGACCGCGTCGACCTGGTATTGGCCGGCATGTCCGCGACGGATGCCCGCAAGGAAAACGTCGATTTCTCGACGGAATACAACCATTCCGGTGAAATGTTCGTTTCCGCAAAAGGCTCTGGCCTTGAAACGCTTGAAGACCTCGAAGGATTGACGGTCGGCGTCCAGCTCGGAACGATCCAGGAAGAAGGCGCGAAGAGCATCATCGAAGAGGAAGCGATCGATTTCGAATTGAAGGCACTCGATGATTCCGGTGCCTTGATCCAGGAAATCCTCTCCGGCCGGATCGATGCCGCTTATATGGATAAGCAAGTGGCACTCGGCTATATCGAATCACAAGGACTGGATGCATTCGACGACCCGACAACGGCTTCACCAGGAATGGCTGTGGCGTTCCCGAAAGGCAGTGACTTGGTTGACGATGTCAACACCATACTTGCTGAAATGGAAGAGAACGGCAAGCTGGATGAACTGAAAGACAAATGGCTCACAGACGAGCAGTAAAATCGACTTTAGAAATGAGTTGGAACTGTTATGAATCTTGATTTTTCGCAAATCGTCCCATATATCCCCTTCATGCTTGAAGGCATTTGGGTGACCTTGAAATTCGTCTTTTTCGCGATCATCCTCGGATCCATTTTCGGAACCGTGCTGGCGCTGTTCAAGATCGGTTCGGCAAAGCCGCTGAGATGGTTCGCCGATGCCTATACGTCGATTTTCCGGGGCACACCGCTAATTTTGCAGCTGATGATCATTTAT
Proteins encoded:
- the aceA gene encoding isocitrate lyase — protein: MVNKQQQIEELNKAWQEDKRWENIERPYTAEDVVKLRGSVMIEHTLAKRGADRLYRQINEMPFVNALGALTGNQAVQQVKAGLQAIYLSGWQVAADANSAGQMYPDQSLYPVNSVPDVVRKINRALQRADQIDSVENTEGFDWFAPIVADAEAGFGGPLNVYELMKSMIEAGAAGVHFEDQLASEKKCGHLGGKVLLPTQNAVKNLVSARLAADVMGVPTLIIARTDADAADLITSDIDERDHQFITGERTPEGFYRTNAGIDQAIARGLAYAPYADLIWCETSHPNLEEAQQFADAIHAQFPGKMLAYNCSPSFNWAAKLDEETIAKYQVELGKMGYKFQFVTLAGFHALNHSMFELAYDYKDNGMAAYSKLQQAEFASESKGYTATRHQREVGTGYFDEISQIVSGGTSSTTAMQGSTETEQFQTVKG
- the aceB gene encoding malate synthase A, with translation MLTKSNVQITGEAVPGREEILTPEALEFIEKLHTRFDKRRIELLEKRQVRQQELDSGKKLDFLPETKEIREGDWKIAPLPEDMKDRRVEITGPTNRKMLINALNSGAKMFMADLEDATAPSWFNVIDGQVNLRDAIRRQIDFTAPETGKKYALNEETAVLMVRPRGWHLPEKNLLIDGKPTSGSLVDFGLYFFHNAKELIDRGTGPYFYLPKLESHLEARLWNDVFIFAQDELGIPQGTIRATVLIETIMAAFEMDEILYELRDHSAGLNCGRWDYIFSVIKRMRNNPDYIFPDRSQVTMTVPFMKAYTSLCIKTCHRRGAPAMGGMAAQIPVKGDDEANTAAFNKVAEDKRREVTDGHDGTWVAHPGMVQTAMEQFDKYMPTPNQIDKQRDDVHVTAEQLVEVPEGSITEEGLRSNISVGIQYIASWLSGNGAAPINHLMEDAATAEISRSQVWQWIRHPKGVLEDGRKVDVSLFHEVIEQEDAAIKQAVGEERYNTGHYAEARELFTSLTLQSDFAEFLTLPGYEKLT
- a CDS encoding YhfH family protein; this translates as MKNMQTFETRTRKECRECGCEIKERRESIIYECERCIANKDE
- a CDS encoding HAD family hydrolase, whose amino-acid sequence is MRVAIFDFDGTLYAKETFQLMMDHLKNHSVHSRRYRKFYRAIMPPYLGHKLKIYPEAKMRARSVQAYLAALETFSKQELEEYFGEIAELMHDDFNHEVVERLKRHVSNDDYCMLVSGAFTPLLHAVTKELPIKKIIGTEVPYVADVLDHKTPVVHIQGPLKTEKILEELGDAPVDWQNSYAYGDSLSDVPVLELVGHPVAVRPEARLRTLASERNWEII
- a CDS encoding ABC transporter permease is translated as MKAVFLLQWRRFYRKPLLVLAMFGLTVIFVSVTAAGGQSGPQMVPVYAEESMNGRQAQTWLERLNDGDQFQFELMTEPEARSYVAEGDVSQAVNLLETDYRLLVGREDPARFALDSFLRRIYSEELRLEQAEQTTPGIRADVESSLADPALTLSVESLQGVEDSFQYNGQLQLLFGMTLFFVIYTIMFSLVRIVDEKRTGTWSRMIISPVRKWQMYLGHLGYSFLIGFFQITLIFLLFRFAFGFELGDRFWLLIAIAACYTFSIVALGLLIISLITKPQQLGAVIPIVATGMAMMGGAFWPIELVTNEILLAISKALPITYGLQALTSVAVYGNGLQAVAMPLLLLLGFGSICMAIAIRLMEWRSAS
- a CDS encoding ABC transporter permease, whose product is MNAFLVKDIMLLLRDRSELLILLAMPFLLIAILGFSLRGIFSGDLEALEMDIALVAEEDEAQAVASIQNEIGQMGLPPGQVQALKQAAQSASPQKMLISLLEDENLSELITVERMARAQAQESLDEETVDAVITLPEGFTEDSLRNMLFGSSGGGKLELLVADLSSPQTDVLHSILQEFVRTVNFEASISRLSGREAAAEVSGGIETITARQPITSFQYYTVGMAVMFVLFVGSTIAGQANLEQKQMVFDRIRLSDRPPLLYLTGKAIAAAAIVTVQLALLFGLSALLFQTFAADSWAFWSGIAIISITLALSVGCLAALMVAITLRLESDAVPAIFSGGVISLMAFVGGSFMPLDGMPEMLWAIGNWTPNGAALSAYFSWLLEPDFGQLWEPLMRIAIVAAVFLSLALALFPRKGGTA
- the pcp gene encoding pyroglutamyl-peptidase I; protein product: MKTLLLTGFEPFLNYTINPTMRIAEKLDGAQIGGYRIISRILPVDFNRSGELILRWIDDLKPDAVVSLGLAAGRYKMTPERVALNVKDGDVDNEGYRPVDEPVFAHGPDAYLSTLPVRKMTQALLQAGLPAEISNTAGAYLCNNIMYEGLHYAAVNKPGMLSGFIHIPADHQLAIEHGKLPSWSHEDLLKGVRICLGTIAEEME
- a CDS encoding transporter substrate-binding domain-containing protein, with product MKKSYLLAGGVSALLLTACGQDDKATGAAEQKEVLEMGTSAEFAPFESRNPQGDIVGFDIDLANYIADELGVELKITDMKFDGLIGALQNDRVDLVLAGMSATDARKENVDFSTEYNHSGEMFVSAKGSGLETLEDLEGLTVGVQLGTIQEEGAKSIIEEEAIDFELKALDDSGALIQEILSGRIDAAYMDKQVALGYIESQGLDAFDDPTTASPGMAVAFPKGSDLVDDVNTILAEMEENGKLDELKDKWLTDEQ